One window of the Shewanella khirikhana genome contains the following:
- a CDS encoding PspA/IM30 family protein yields MGILNKILTAFRGGANEVGQSIVDANATRIFEQEIRDAEKHLTKAKRDLTEVMAKEMAAAREVDRLKRAISEHEGYATQALEKGNEALALEVAEKIAQLEMELAEQQSSNEAFSNNAAKLKDLVKKTERQLADYQRQLSMVKTTESVQKATASITDSFASSNSKLLNAKESLERIKARQQQFDDRMKAAETLEAEDSDKSLAAKLAEAGIGEQKSDANAVLERLKSRKG; encoded by the coding sequence ATGGGCATTCTCAACAAGATCCTGACCGCCTTTCGCGGTGGTGCCAACGAAGTAGGCCAAAGCATTGTCGACGCCAATGCCACACGCATTTTCGAGCAGGAAATCCGTGACGCCGAAAAACACCTGACCAAAGCCAAGCGCGACCTGACCGAAGTGATGGCCAAAGAAATGGCCGCCGCCCGCGAAGTGGATCGCCTCAAGCGCGCCATTAGCGAACACGAAGGCTATGCCACCCAGGCGCTGGAAAAAGGCAACGAAGCGCTGGCGCTGGAAGTGGCTGAGAAAATCGCCCAGCTGGAAATGGAGCTGGCCGAGCAGCAGTCTTCCAACGAAGCTTTCTCCAACAACGCCGCCAAGCTGAAAGACCTGGTGAAAAAGACCGAACGTCAGTTGGCCGATTATCAGCGTCAGCTGTCGATGGTCAAAACCACCGAAAGCGTGCAGAAAGCCACGGCATCCATCACCGACTCCTTTGCTTCCAGCAACTCCAAGCTGCTGAATGCCAAAGAATCGCTTGAACGCATCAAGGCCCGTCAGCAGCAGTTTGACGACCGCATGAAGGCCGCTGAGACCCTGGAAGCCGAGGACAGCGACAAGTCGCTTGCCGCCAAACTGGCCGAAGCCGGCATTGGTGAGCAAAAGAGTGATGCCAACGCGGTACTCGAAAGACTCAAGTCCCGTAAGGGCTAA